A stretch of the Vigna radiata var. radiata cultivar VC1973A chromosome 7, Vradiata_ver6, whole genome shotgun sequence genome encodes the following:
- the LOC106766202 gene encoding uncharacterized protein LOC106766202 has translation MMKTVEMTDLGLMNYFLGIEVKLQKEGIFISQKKYIEALLKKFKMNGCKPVTTPLVVNDKLQKDDGAQEADASRYRSLIGSLLYMTTTRPDIMYATSLLSRFMQKPSQIDYGVGKRILRYLQGTKEFGIWYKTMTNSRMIGYTGSDWAGSMDDMKSMSEYTFSLGSGILSWASKKQATVAQSTAEAEHVAAAETTSQAIWL, from the coding sequence ATGATGAAGACAGTTGAAATGACCGACCTTGGCTTGATGAACTATTTCCTCGGTATAGAGGTGAAACTACAAAAAGAAGGCATATTTAtctctcaaaagaaatatattgaagcTCTACTAAAGAAGTTCAAGATGAATGGTTGTAAACCTGTCACTACTCCATTGGTGGTAAACGACAAACTACAAAAAGATGATGGAGCACAAGAGGCAGATGCATCACGCTACAGGAGTTTAATTGGAAGTCTCTTGTATATGACAACCACACGACCAGACATTATGTATGCTACAAGTCTTCTATCAAGATTCATGCAAAAGCCAAGTCAGATTGATTATGGAGtaggaaaaagaattttaagatatttacaAGGCACAAAGGAGTTTGGTATATGGTACAAAACCATGACTAATTCAAGAATGATTGGCTACACAGGTAGTGATTGGGCAGGATCAATGGACGACATGAAAAGTATGTCTGAATACACTTTCTCACTAGGATCCGGTATTTTATCTTGGGCATCAAAGAAGCAAGCAACTGTGGCACAATCAACAGCAGAAGCAGAGCATGTAGCAGCTGCTGAAACCACAAGTCAAGCAATATGGCTATGA